Proteins encoded within one genomic window of Pseudalkalibacillus sp. SCS-8:
- a CDS encoding YqhG family protein yields MLQKDIHNFLENYFKANECELLERHNHLLHVQLTIELDKHLMNRPFYWHYQQLTGAEPNPMKLKLVTEQVEGEDGEFVHFGSPRLHQIFQSTRKLGSYIRLYENVQQGNSGYVPLVPWLGLNVKVSYQCDRKKDFLHSIGLNLINGMMVSDFQSVLEQKALTPKIPDYCYTMSTLIKPVSGVKRIEAYLEQVIQSDDPQWSIDARKRWQEDDELLDHFYQDVEELPESYHVEKQALRDLYEPKVIVEIINGGMFYVSNDTMMN; encoded by the coding sequence TTGCTTCAGAAGGACATTCATAATTTTCTAGAAAACTACTTCAAAGCGAATGAATGTGAGTTGCTTGAAAGACACAATCACCTTCTTCACGTCCAATTGACGATCGAGCTCGATAAACATTTGATGAACCGGCCGTTCTACTGGCATTATCAACAGTTGACCGGTGCCGAACCGAATCCGATGAAGCTGAAGCTGGTCACCGAGCAGGTCGAAGGTGAAGACGGGGAATTCGTCCATTTCGGCTCACCGAGACTGCACCAAATTTTTCAATCCACGAGAAAACTCGGGTCCTACATCCGGCTTTATGAAAATGTCCAACAGGGGAACAGCGGCTATGTCCCCCTCGTCCCTTGGCTTGGCTTGAACGTCAAGGTTTCCTATCAATGTGACCGGAAAAAGGATTTCCTTCACTCGATCGGGTTGAATCTGATAAACGGGATGATGGTCAGTGACTTCCAATCGGTGCTTGAACAGAAGGCACTGACTCCGAAAATCCCTGATTACTGCTACACGATGAGTACGTTGATCAAGCCTGTGAGCGGTGTAAAGCGGATTGAAGCCTACCTCGAGCAGGTCATCCAATCCGACGATCCGCAATGGTCGATCGATGCACGGAAACGCTGGCAGGAGGATGATGAATTACTTGATCACTTTTATCAGGATGTCGAAGAGCTTCCGGAAAGCTACCATGTGGAAAAACAAGCGCTTCGGGACCTCTACGAACCGAAAGTGATCGTCGAAATCATCAACGGCGGCATGTTCTACGTCTCCAACGACACGATGATGAATTAG
- a CDS encoding YjdJ family protein yields MSLIIQIVFALLLFFFSSAVAWYEGSALLEHPSEWKHSAPFSQMMNEEVVQKGDLYPIDFFVYAAKFQPTFPLLMAISLIYIFVVLAHHYLSGRASSIGFAVLSLILLACAGLIVNSPTEGGQIFTRLFFIVGLLCGAYSFVQAFRIKKQMKAKKAEA; encoded by the coding sequence ATGAGCTTGATCATTCAGATTGTTTTTGCGTTGCTTTTATTTTTCTTTTCTTCAGCAGTTGCCTGGTATGAGGGGAGTGCGTTGCTTGAGCATCCATCGGAATGGAAGCATTCGGCACCGTTCTCGCAAATGATGAATGAGGAAGTCGTCCAGAAGGGCGATCTTTATCCGATCGATTTCTTCGTATATGCGGCTAAATTTCAACCGACGTTTCCGTTATTAATGGCCATTAGCCTTATCTATATCTTCGTTGTGCTTGCTCACCATTATTTAAGTGGACGTGCTTCAAGTATTGGCTTTGCCGTACTGAGTCTGATCCTTTTAGCATGTGCCGGTCTGATCGTGAATTCGCCGACTGAAGGCGGCCAGATTTTCACACGTCTTTTCTTCATCGTCGGTCTCTTGTGCGGTGCCTATTCATTTGTACAAGCCTTTCGCATCAAAAAACAAATGAAAGCGAAAAAAGCAGAAGCCTAA
- a CDS encoding YqzE family protein: MSLNDLVKFLTQQFVKYVDQPKEDRMQKKKERKVEKAPPSVKWFGLVPMAISMLIKRK; encoded by the coding sequence ATGTCGTTGAACGACCTTGTGAAATTCTTGACGCAGCAATTCGTCAAATATGTCGATCAGCCGAAGGAAGACCGCATGCAGAAGAAGAAGGAGCGGAAAGTAGAAAAAGCGCCTCCCTCTGTGAAATGGTTCGGCCTCGTCCCAATGGCGATTTCCATGCTGATCAAGCGGAAATAA
- a CDS encoding shikimate kinase, translating into MKTIYLTGFMGAGKTTIGKALAERMKVEVIDLDDYIEEKHNMDIPSIFQQKGESYFRDEEQQALEEVPKHDVIITTGGGAVLREANRAYMKEHGYIINLEADVETIYERISERDNRPLAKGKSKAEMAQLLEKRQPFYREGHLTVKTDDKPIDEIVEEIIQWIKQTEFDENE; encoded by the coding sequence ATGAAAACAATTTATCTGACAGGCTTCATGGGTGCTGGAAAAACGACAATTGGAAAAGCGCTTGCGGAACGGATGAAAGTCGAGGTTATCGATCTGGACGATTATATTGAAGAAAAACATAACATGGACATTCCGTCGATTTTTCAGCAAAAGGGCGAATCTTATTTCAGGGATGAAGAACAGCAAGCTCTTGAAGAGGTTCCGAAGCACGATGTGATCATCACAACGGGTGGTGGTGCCGTGTTAAGGGAAGCGAACCGGGCATATATGAAGGAACATGGCTACATCATTAACCTGGAAGCCGATGTTGAGACGATTTATGAACGGATTTCAGAGCGAGATAATCGCCCGTTGGCAAAAGGAAAATCGAAAGCGGAAATGGCACAGCTGCTCGAAAAGCGTCAACCCTTTTATCGAGAAGGGCATTTAACGGTAAAGACCGATGATAAACCGATCGATGAGATTGTGGAAGAAATTATTCAATGGATAAAACAGACGGAGTTTGACGAGAATGAGTAA
- the comGG gene encoding competence type IV pilus minor pilin ComGG, with the protein MNQNGYMTALSVMVSLILTSVLLYNIQLLKSERAFIEERIAWFQVDVILQLAREDLLSELRAEALQRDDTGTLMYDSGLVRFSVSSYDPNTYVVRLEAELDDIGKGTGFLYYDYVNKRVLKWVVI; encoded by the coding sequence ATGAACCAAAACGGCTATATGACAGCACTTTCGGTCATGGTTTCGTTGATCCTCACTTCGGTCCTGCTTTACAATATTCAGCTTTTGAAAAGTGAACGTGCGTTTATCGAGGAAAGAATCGCTTGGTTTCAGGTGGATGTTATTTTACAATTAGCGAGAGAAGATCTGTTGAGTGAGTTGAGAGCTGAAGCATTACAGCGCGATGATACCGGAACGCTTATGTATGATAGCGGATTGGTGCGTTTTTCCGTGTCCAGCTATGATCCAAACACGTATGTCGTCCGTTTAGAAGCCGAGCTTGATGACATTGGTAAAGGTACAGGTTTCTTGTATTATGATTATGTAAACAAACGGGTTCTAAAATGGGTGGTGATTTGA
- the comGF gene encoding competence type IV pilus minor pilin ComGF yields MDGSIPFVEKRNEKGYTLLECLLSLFMCMALISLMPGLFQVIFSTDEQALKHQEVALFFQQADKEIQGSASAAIFGETLYLTQQDERVVTYERIGTRVVRKVDGKGYEIILLDVTSFKAEVKEEMVELRLDMGGRTFMYNSILMLPLMNR; encoded by the coding sequence ATGGACGGGTCGATTCCGTTTGTGGAAAAGCGAAATGAAAAGGGCTATACGTTACTCGAGTGCCTGCTTTCCTTATTCATGTGCATGGCGCTCATCAGTTTGATGCCGGGTTTATTTCAAGTCATTTTTTCAACCGACGAGCAAGCCTTAAAGCATCAAGAGGTGGCCTTGTTTTTTCAGCAAGCTGATAAAGAAATTCAAGGATCCGCTTCAGCAGCTATTTTCGGAGAGACGTTATATTTGACCCAACAGGATGAACGGGTCGTCACTTATGAACGGATTGGGACAAGGGTGGTGAGGAAAGTGGATGGAAAGGGCTATGAAATCATCCTTCTAGATGTAACGAGCTTCAAGGCTGAAGTGAAGGAGGAAATGGTGGAGCTCCGACTCGATATGGGAGGGCGCACCTTCATGTATAACTCCATCCTCATGCTGCCATTGATGAACAGATGA
- the comGD gene encoding competence type IV pilus minor pilin ComGD has product MIEIMMVLSIVVILTGIVVLSLRPLQESREVDQFIQLLTSDLHYAQQYALSEGVPIQVKFNNISEQYIIQSGPMKKIKSVQFPEHVYFQEVSTGLVFEYSSNGTIKKGGTILLRSKKKMYKIVFLLGKGRFYIEQL; this is encoded by the coding sequence ATGATTGAAATTATGATGGTCTTATCGATTGTCGTCATCCTTACTGGTATTGTCGTCCTCTCATTGCGACCGTTGCAGGAAAGTAGGGAGGTCGACCAGTTCATCCAGCTTCTCACTTCAGACCTGCATTATGCACAGCAATATGCGTTATCGGAGGGCGTTCCGATTCAGGTGAAGTTCAATAATATCTCAGAGCAATATATCATCCAGTCCGGACCCATGAAAAAAATCAAGTCTGTCCAATTCCCAGAGCATGTTTATTTTCAAGAGGTCTCGACGGGGTTAGTGTTCGAATACAGCAGCAACGGTACGATCAAGAAGGGTGGCACGATCTTGCTCCGTTCAAAGAAAAAGATGTACAAGATCGTCTTTCTTTTAGGGAAGGGACGATTTTACATTGAACAATTGTAA
- the comGC gene encoding competence type IV pilus major pilin ComGC, giving the protein MFDFFKNEEGFTLIEMLIVILIMSILLLIAVPNMTKNNTVVKEKSCEATIQLLQSQVAAFEVEHSRYPVDFTEMKDNNYIDKSTCPNDEELILENGKVLRPSEVTTP; this is encoded by the coding sequence ATGTTTGATTTTTTTAAGAATGAAGAGGGATTCACGTTAATTGAAATGCTGATCGTCATCCTGATCATGTCAATTTTACTGTTGATTGCCGTACCGAATATGACGAAAAACAACACCGTCGTAAAGGAGAAAAGCTGTGAGGCTACGATCCAGCTGCTTCAAAGCCAGGTGGCAGCCTTTGAAGTGGAGCATTCCCGTTATCCTGTCGATTTCACCGAGATGAAGGACAACAATTATATTGATAAATCGACGTGTCCGAATGACGAAGAGCTCATTTTAGAAAATGGAAAAGTTCTGCGACCGAGTGAAGTCACGACACCGTGA
- the comGB gene encoding competence type IV pilus assembly protein ComGB, which yields MKKRKWTKVQQASFLRSVSKLLEKGYSISEALVLLELQYNRNRAFPIREIREALQSGSPIYEALAEKGIPSDIVGYLYFASEHGNLILGLKEGSEILEKREKLRRMFMENMRYPVVLLILLGLMMTLMVQFLFPQFHSLFSSVDLTLPLATRIFISLFDYLPIFLYLVAVSLVLLALYFHFHYQRKSAHAQLYPFLRIPFLSVAVKTYLTHYFAFQFGHLLKGGLSISEALHMFETQEYIRFFKEEAALLQAELRGGHALSEVIGANPYYLPELYQIILFGQSNGRLGEELIVYSEMLIEQAEEQFQRYVILVQPVLFAIVGSIVLFLFLSVMIPVFRLFQSL from the coding sequence ATGAAAAAACGTAAATGGACGAAGGTGCAGCAGGCGTCTTTTTTACGAAGTGTCAGCAAACTGCTTGAAAAAGGCTACTCCATTTCAGAAGCGCTCGTCTTACTGGAGCTTCAATATAATCGCAATCGAGCGTTTCCGATCCGAGAGATTCGTGAAGCGCTTCAAAGCGGGAGTCCCATCTATGAAGCGTTGGCTGAAAAAGGCATCCCGTCTGACATCGTAGGATATCTGTATTTTGCATCCGAGCATGGAAATTTGATCCTCGGTTTGAAGGAAGGAAGTGAAATCCTCGAGAAGCGTGAAAAGCTTCGAAGGATGTTCATGGAAAACATGCGCTATCCGGTTGTTCTGTTGATACTCCTGGGGCTTATGATGACGCTTATGGTCCAGTTCCTGTTCCCCCAATTCCATTCTTTGTTTTCCTCTGTTGATTTAACCCTGCCGCTCGCTACAAGAATTTTCATTTCCCTTTTTGATTATTTACCGATTTTTCTTTATCTTGTCGCTGTTTCCCTCGTCCTCCTTGCGCTCTATTTTCACTTTCATTACCAAAGGAAGTCAGCTCACGCACAGCTGTATCCCTTTCTGCGAATCCCTTTTTTATCTGTTGCGGTGAAGACGTATTTGACTCATTATTTTGCGTTCCAATTCGGTCATCTGTTGAAGGGAGGGCTTTCAATCTCGGAGGCCTTGCATATGTTCGAAACTCAGGAGTACATCCGTTTTTTTAAAGAGGAGGCGGCTCTTCTTCAAGCGGAACTTAGAGGCGGACATGCGCTAAGTGAGGTCATCGGTGCCAATCCGTACTATTTACCTGAACTGTACCAAATCATTCTTTTTGGTCAGTCGAACGGGCGGTTAGGTGAGGAACTTATCGTTTATAGCGAGATGCTCATTGAACAAGCGGAAGAGCAATTCCAGCGTTATGTGATCCTCGTCCAGCCTGTTCTCTTTGCAATCGTCGGTTCCATCGTTTTGTTCCTCTTCCTGTCAGTCATGATTCCGGTCTTTCGGCTCTTTCAATCCTTATGA
- the comGA gene encoding competence type IV pilus ATPase ComGA — protein sequence MKASDLHVIPKRKTSTIQARIDERLFTLEEIPHSESSRLISHFKFLAGMDIGEKRKPQNGAIHHYLPAKGNFHLRLSTLPSAYQEALAIRILPQQQQTHYHDLSIFPGPLDTIYDLLAQKQGLVLFVGPTGSGKTTLLYSLLKHAQHQFRRQVITLEDPIEKREDHFLQIEINEPAGVTYMDGFKSILRHDPDVIMIGEIRDEATAHLAIRAALTGHLVLSTLHAKDTIGCVHRLLEFGLTLEEIKQTTLGIVSQRLYELLCPFCGEDCSFHCLIQRKQRRMGLYEVLHGFPLQKVIKAIGENGEDQIDFPTLDDYYKRAVLMGYVAPPVEWKKRNLHEKT from the coding sequence ATGAAAGCCTCCGATCTGCATGTCATCCCGAAACGAAAAACCTCCACGATTCAAGCACGAATCGACGAACGATTGTTCACCCTCGAAGAGATTCCGCATAGCGAAAGTTCACGATTGATTTCCCACTTCAAATTCCTTGCCGGTATGGATATCGGCGAAAAAAGAAAACCCCAGAATGGTGCCATCCATCATTATTTACCCGCAAAAGGGAATTTCCACCTGCGTTTATCCACATTGCCATCCGCTTATCAAGAAGCACTAGCCATACGCATCCTTCCTCAGCAGCAACAAACCCATTATCATGATCTCTCTATTTTTCCAGGACCGCTGGATACGATTTACGATTTGTTAGCGCAAAAGCAAGGCTTGGTTTTATTTGTCGGTCCAACCGGATCCGGGAAAACGACGCTCCTTTACTCCCTGTTGAAACATGCCCAGCACCAATTTAGACGACAGGTCATTACGTTGGAGGATCCGATTGAAAAGCGTGAGGATCACTTTCTTCAAATCGAGATCAATGAGCCGGCAGGCGTGACATATATGGACGGTTTCAAATCCATCTTACGACATGATCCGGATGTGATCATGATCGGTGAGATCCGTGACGAGGCAACTGCCCACCTTGCGATCCGGGCTGCACTCACTGGTCATCTCGTCCTGTCGACACTTCATGCGAAAGATACGATTGGTTGTGTCCATCGGCTTTTGGAATTCGGTTTAACGCTCGAAGAAATCAAACAAACAACATTAGGAATCGTTTCTCAGCGTCTTTATGAATTATTGTGCCCTTTCTGTGGAGAAGATTGCTCCTTCCATTGTTTGATACAGAGAAAGCAAAGGCGCATGGGACTTTATGAAGTGTTGCATGGATTCCCACTGCAGAAAGTGATCAAGGCAATTGGTGAAAATGGCGAGGACCAAATTGATTTCCCTACATTGGATGATTACTATAAACGAGCCGTGTTGATGGGGTATGTGGCACCACCTGTCGAATGGAAAAAGCGTAACCTGCATGAAAAAACGTAA
- a CDS encoding DUF4272 domain-containing protein, which translates to MKNAEEIVTRAIILLCLSDRCALERTSIEGRVYSLKERDEQRKAIYKWLQEKGYISSMILDEKMLFEQEVDKGNKDEILSRQIQYKAIEPCLWSLGLEDTLSDYDCFVSKDFHPILEIGRKHTLESLLNKCHVRELEDIELHKEISMLWHWRTREANNVIFNQKSAKEVILSTFGKQYLKVLDRMEAFKKGHDDFILNNKAFRDLNLEEKNRTRFIAKWRHHAFEWIAEDRSWDEVELNT; encoded by the coding sequence ATGAAAAATGCTGAAGAAATTGTAACGAGAGCGATTATTTTATTATGTCTCTCAGATAGATGTGCCTTAGAAAGAACAAGCATTGAAGGAAGGGTATATTCATTAAAAGAAAGGGATGAGCAGAGGAAAGCGATCTATAAATGGTTGCAAGAGAAAGGCTATATTTCCTCTATGATTTTGGATGAAAAAATGTTATTTGAACAAGAAGTAGATAAAGGTAATAAAGATGAAATACTTTCCAGACAAATTCAATATAAAGCAATTGAACCTTGTTTATGGTCACTTGGTCTTGAGGATACACTTTCTGATTACGATTGTTTTGTATCAAAAGATTTTCATCCTATATTAGAAATAGGTAGAAAGCATACATTAGAAAGCCTGTTAAATAAATGTCATGTTAGGGAATTAGAAGATATAGAATTACACAAGGAAATCTCGATGCTTTGGCATTGGAGAACTAGAGAAGCAAATAACGTAATTTTTAATCAGAAATCTGCAAAGGAGGTAATACTGTCAACCTTTGGAAAGCAATATTTGAAAGTACTAGATAGGATGGAAGCATTTAAAAAGGGTCATGATGATTTTATTTTAAATAATAAAGCTTTTCGTGATTTAAACTTAGAAGAGAAGAATCGAACAAGATTTATTGCAAAATGGAGACACCATGCCTTTGAATGGATAGCGGAAGATCGATCATGGGATGAGGTAGAGTTGAATACATAG
- a CDS encoding helix-turn-helix domain-containing protein produces MDRVYLSTLETVCKVLDIDIQELIEVE; encoded by the coding sequence ATGGACAGAGTTTACCTCTCAACATTAGAAACAGTATGCAAAGTGTTAGACATCGACATTCAGGAGTTAATCGAGGTGGAGTAG
- a CDS encoding HNH/endonuclease VII fold putative polymorphic toxin, whose amino-acid sequence MAVLFNCHLHSCIIFDRTKGKGNRPPNLTPYGAGRNGAFRQAKRNSGIPVSKQPKKVSPAVDRRGNNIPGREYDFGNGKIIREHSGGHQYPDDPTQNRGPHFNDVNGEHYDYNMKRRRSFEILDGIFGGCIFTFPMVFKR is encoded by the coding sequence GTGGCGGTGTTATTCAACTGTCACCTTCACTCATGTATAATTTTTGATAGAACTAAGGGTAAGGGAAATCGTCCTCCTAACCTAACCCCTTATGGTGCAGGACGTAATGGAGCATTTAGACAAGCGAAGAGGAATAGTGGTATACCTGTTTCAAAACAGCCGAAAAAAGTATCTCCTGCAGTTGATAGACGTGGAAATAATATACCTGGTAGAGAATATGACTTTGGTAACGGAAAAATTATTAGAGAGCACTCCGGAGGCCATCAGTACCCTGATGATCCGACACAAAATAGGGGACCTCACTTTAACGATGTTAATGGTGAACATTATGATTACAATATGAAACGGAGGAGGTCATTTGAAATATTGGACGGAATTTTCGGAGGATGTATATTCACTTTTCCAATGGTTTTCAAAAGATGA
- a CDS encoding polymorphic toxin-type HINT domain-containing protein, producing the protein MNVGDLLHSSDGTPRAIEKIEKEPRQATVYNFEVADYHSYFVSNLGIWVHNCSVKGTNNLNKREKVTRNTKQITEHRRNISLDKLEYEKGKFLGNDYIEVSPGKWRNSDGSRQFRAKPNDIQGKHGNIGPYVHFEFLNKNFEVSKNVHIRLR; encoded by the coding sequence TTGAATGTAGGAGATTTGCTGCATTCGAGTGATGGAACTCCACGTGCCATCGAAAAGATCGAAAAAGAACCAAGGCAAGCGACGGTCTATAACTTTGAGGTCGCAGACTATCACTCCTACTTCGTATCGAACCTCGGTATCTGGGTTCATAACTGTAGTGTTAAGGGTACTAATAATCTTAACAAAAGAGAAAAAGTTACACGTAACACAAAACAAATAACTGAGCACAGAAGAAATATTTCTCTAGATAAATTAGAATACGAAAAAGGTAAATTCTTAGGAAATGACTATATTGAAGTTTCACCTGGTAAGTGGAGGAATAGTGATGGTTCAAGGCAATTCAGAGCTAAGCCCAATGATATTCAAGGAAAACATGGGAATATAGGACCTTACGTCCATTTTGAGTTTTTGAATAAGAATTTTGAAGTATCTAAAAATGTTCATATTAGATTGAGGTAG
- a CDS encoding imm11 family protein codes for MRYFKLLLDDSNENDVVGHCNNTHGYEQYELSNGKFIQDWNTDITFVFNPSEGDRLTDYLANNLGWFIVSTRFKEVLCDLDEDGVQYLPVKVVNSEDNTVLNNYYVANVINVVDAINFNHSDYSVISLDNEKIYSIRKYALDKNEINMNHLFKLKGLEIPLFVSESVEKLVTKNNITGCDFLEVKVI; via the coding sequence ATGAGGTATTTTAAATTATTATTAGATGACAGCAATGAAAATGATGTTGTCGGTCATTGTAATAATACTCATGGTTACGAACAATATGAATTAAGTAATGGTAAATTTATACAAGACTGGAATACAGACATCACTTTTGTTTTTAATCCATCGGAAGGAGATAGACTGACCGATTATTTAGCAAATAATCTCGGATGGTTTATAGTATCAACAAGATTTAAGGAAGTTTTATGTGATTTAGATGAGGATGGAGTACAGTATTTACCTGTAAAAGTAGTTAACTCAGAGGATAATACCGTATTAAATAATTATTACGTAGCAAATGTTATTAACGTAGTTGACGCAATAAATTTTAATCATTCAGATTATAGTGTCATAAGTTTGGATAATGAGAAAATATACTCCATTAGAAAGTATGCACTAGATAAAAACGAAATAAATATGAACCATTTATTCAAATTAAAAGGCCTTGAGATACCTTTATTTGTTTCTGAGTCAGTGGAAAAATTAGTCACTAAAAATAATATTACAGGATGTGACTTCCTTGAGGTAAAAGTAATCTAA
- a CDS encoding AHH domain-containing protein yields MILDLDDTWNKEYLPHQGRHPNAYHDYVIDNLRTCDNLAKFDGNKFLRLFEGLKNEIRIKPDMLYKDFWRLK; encoded by the coding sequence ATGATTTTAGATTTAGATGATACATGGAACAAAGAGTATCTCCCTCATCAAGGAAGACACCCTAATGCTTATCATGATTATGTAATTGATAATTTAAGAACATGCGATAATCTAGCAAAATTTGATGGAAATAAATTCCTTAGGTTGTTTGAAGGTTTGAAAAACGAAATAAGAATTAAACCAGATATGCTTTATAAAGATTTTTGGAGGTTAAAATGA